A DNA window from Oncorhynchus tshawytscha isolate Ot180627B linkage group LG13, Otsh_v2.0, whole genome shotgun sequence contains the following coding sequences:
- the LOC112265433 gene encoding stAR-related lipid transfer protein 13 isoform X3, whose translation MTTKSKSMKLKLRRCFSETLRDSTSKAWDLLWKNVRDRRLAELEAKEACDWLRAAGFPQYAQLFEDSQFPIDISPVKKDHDFLDNDLVEPLCRRLNTLNKCASMKLDVNLPKKKSEDSDEEDLFAISDRWTFEWTSRRWSRLKGEGHSPREGEGQGLQTTTSSESVLTDLSEPEVSSLHSESSGGSGHQAVSTEDSDSSNRNYYDSAAMPEPDSTSLTLPHLPKHLPYYGSLPAKNGRAGRTRAKDFLHRMETLRSRGTLGRGHCKKLVISAPVLQTEPEALKTLRCVEITNGDRSGAEVTTGGPILGLTPQCPSSSEGSHSSGSTVSSPSLKERKPHSQRTDRSDAKRSGMYLEDLAMFSSLQRIGGVAQGKRGVAEHNQRNEFRSYENLVVHIPKDHKPGTFPKALSIESLSPILGPSVPRHSDHVNPLEPQSNPHPTYNPREFYHRPLTQFCPRGSRISVYDNVPGSHLYASTGDLLDLEKEDLFPHLDDILQHVNGLQQIVDRWSKNILPSAGLDGQGIQPAGLKSSSQITLDFEGTSVLEGQSTSSDGDRDAVSLNETHCTGHRERRDSGVGASLTRPNRLRWPSFQMSNRLSHSVASLQITNQSAGQLSLLQKFSLLRLTAIMEKYSMSNKHGWTWSVPKFMKRMKVPDYKDKNVFGVPLIVHVQRSGQPLPLSLQQALRYLRSQCLDQVGLFRKSGVKSRIQALRQMNESSPDDVSYEDQSAYDVADMVKQFFRDLPEPLLTSKLGETFLHIYQYVPKDQRLQAVQTAIMLMSDENREVLQMLLCFLSDVTSSVEENQMTPMNIAVCLAPSLFHLNILKKDNLSPRAMQRKYTTGRPDQKDLNENLAATQGLAHMIIECNRLFEIPHEMVTQSRNSYVEADLHAPTLEELCRQQEEDDASYQTEARPCQTHSESRPQNLYQSYVESRLQELLKEAREKAKGWVSCTSSDNTELYCKKVGDGNPLRQWRVAVEVEAPPSVLLNRVLRERHLWDVDLLQWKVAETLDRHTEVFHYVLNRMPPHPSRDFLVLRSWRTDLPKGTCALVCVSVEHEDCPRVGGVRAVVLESNYLLEPCGSGKSRLTHICRVDLKGRSPEWYNKAFGHLCAAEAARIRNSFQPISTEGPETKI comes from the exons GCGACTCAACACCTTGAACAAGTGTGCCTCTATGAAACTAGACGTCAACCTCCCTAAGAAAAAG AGTGAAGACTCTGATGAGGAGGACCTGTTTGCCATCAGTGACAGATGGACGTTTGAGTGGACGAGCCGCCGCTGGTCCAGACTAAAGGGGGAGGGGCATAGTCCCAGGGAGGGTGAGGGGCAGGGCCTGCAGACCACCACCAGTAGCGAGAGTGTTCTAACTGACCTCAGCGAACCAGAGGTCTCATCTCTCCACAGTGAGAGCAGTGGGGGGAGTGGCCACCAGGCTGTGAGCACAGAGGACTCCGACAGCTCTAACCGGAATTACTACGACTCTGCAGCGATGCCTGAACCTGACTCCACCTCCCTTACCCTACCACACCTCCCTAAGCACCTCCCCTACTACGGCTCGCTGCCCGCCAAAAACGGCCGCGCCGGAAGGACCCGAGCCAAGGACTTCCTGCACCGCATGGAGACACTACGTTCCCGGGGCACACTGGGTAGGGGGCATTGCAAGAAGCTGGTGATCAGCGCTCCGGTATTGCAGACAGAGCCAGAGGCCCTGAAGACGCTGCGCTGCGTGGAGATCACCAATGGGGACAGGTCGGGGGCAGAGGTAACCACTGGGGGACCTATCCTAGGGCTAACCCCCCAGTGCCCCTCCAGCAGCGAGGGCAGCCACTCCAGCGGCAGCACTGTCTCATCCCCCAGTCTGAAGGAGAGGAAGCCCCACTCCCAGCGGACGGACCGGTCCGACGCCAAGCGCAGTGGCATGTATCTGGAGGACTTGGCCATGTTCTCCAGCCTGCAGCGGATCGGTGGCGTGGCCCAGGGGAAGAGGGGTGTGGCCGAACACAATCAGCGTAACGAGTTCCGCTCCTACGAGAACCTGGTGGTCCACATCCCCAAAGACCACAAGCCTGGCACCTTCCCCAAGGCCCTGTCCATAGAGAGCCTCTCCCCCATCCTGGGGCCCTCTGTCCCCCGCCACAGCGACCACGTCAACCCCCTGGAGCCCCAGTCCAACCCCCACCCTACCTATAACCCGAGGGAGTTCTACCACCGTCCGCTCACCCAGTTCTGCCCACGGGGCAGTAGGATCAGTGTGTACGACAACGTCCCTGGGTCTCACCTCTATGCCTCTACTGGAGACCTGCtggacctggagaaggaagacctGTTCCCCCACCTGGATGACATCCTGCAGCATGTCAACGGCCTGCAGCAGATAGTGGACCGCTGGTCCAAGAACATTCTGCCCTCTGCAGGCCTGGACGGACAGGGGATCCAGCCTGCAGGTCTGAAGTCATCCAGCCAGATCACGCTGGACTTTGAGGGGACGTCTGTTCTGGAGGGACAGAGCACATCCAGTGACGGGGACAGAGACGCCGTGTCCCTCAATGAGACTCACTGTAcaggacatagagagaggagggactcaGGGGTGGGAGCATCACTAACCAGACCCAACCG TCTGCGATGGCCCAGCTTCCAGATGTCCAACCGGCTCAGCCACTCAGTGGCCTCGCTCCAGATCACCAACCAATCAGCAGGTCAGCTCAGCCTGCTGCAGAAGTTCTCTCTCCTCCGCCTCACTGCCATCATGGAGAAATACTCCATGTCCAACAAACACGGATGGACCTG GTCAGTTCCAAAGTTCATGAAGAGGATGAAGGTTCCAGACTACAAGGACAAGAATGTGTTTGGTGTTCCTCTGATCGTTCACGTCCAGCGCTCTGGTCAGCCCCTCCCCCTCAGTCTGCAGCAGGCCCTCCGATACCTCAGGAGCCAGTGTCTAGACCAG GTGGGTCTGTTCCGTAAGTCTGGTGTGAAGTCTCGTATCCAGGCGCTGAGGCAGATGAATGAGTCGTCTCCTGATGATGTCAGCTACGAGGACCAGTCGGCGTACGACGTAGCAGACATGGTTAAACAGTTCTTCAGAGACCTGCCTGAACCTCTACTGACCAGCAAGCTGGGAGAGACCTTCCTACACATCTACCAGT atgTTCCTAAGGACCAGCGGTTGCAGGCTGTGCAGACGGCCATCATGCTGATGTCAGACGAGAACAGGGAGGTGCTCCAGATGCTGCTCTGCTTCCTGTCTGATGTTACTTCCTCTGTGGAGGAGAACCAGATGACTCCCATGAACATCGCTGTGTGTCTGGCCCCGTCCCTGTTCCACCTCAACATCCTGAAGAAGGACAACCTCtcacccag GGCCATGCAGAGGAAGTACACAACAGGACGGCCCGACCAGAAGGACCTGAATGAGAACCTTGCCGCGACGCAGGGACTCGCCCACATGATCATCGAGTGCAACCGACTGTTTGAG ATTCCCCACGAGATGGTGACTCAGTCCAGGAACTCGTACGTGGAGGCGGACCTTCACGCTCCCACCTTAGAGGAGCTCTGTAGACAGCAGGAGGAGGACGATGCGTCCTACCAGACAGAGGCCAGACCCTGCCAGACACACTCAGAGTCCAGACCGCAGAACCTGTACCAGAGCTACGTAGAGAGCAGGCTGCAGGAGCTCCTGAAGGAGGCCAGAGAGAAGGCTAAGGGCTGGGTGTCCTGCACCAGCTCAGACAACACTGAGCTCTACTGTAAGAAGGTGGGTGATGGGAACCCTTTGCGGCAGTGGCGTGTGGCGGTGGAAGTGGAGGCCCCTCCCTCGGTTTTGTTGAACCGCGTGCTGCGAGAGCGCCACCTGTGGGATGTGGACCTGCTACAGTGGAAGGTAGCTGAGACTCTGGACAGACACACTGAGGTGTTCCACTATGTCCTCAACCGCATGCCCCCACACCCCAGCAGAGACTTCCTGGTCCTACG gTCGTGGAGGACTGACCTTCCCAAGGGGACGTGcgcattggtgtgtgtgtctgtagaacATGAGGACTGTCCCCGGGTCGGTGGGGTGAGGGCCGTGGTTCTAGAGTCCAACTACCTTCTAGAACCCTGCGGCTCTGGGAAGTCCAGACTCACTCACATCTGCAGGGTGGATCTCAA GGGGAGGAGTCCAGAGTGGTACAACAAGGCCTTTGGTCACCTCTGTGCTGCTGAAGCTGCTCGTATTCGCAACTCCTTCCAACCAATCAGCACAGAGGGGCCAGAGACCAAGATCTGA
- the LOC112265433 gene encoding stAR-related lipid transfer protein 13 isoform X4 encodes MMKITKLEAKEACDWLRAAGFPQYAQLFEDSQFPIDISPVKKDHDFLDNDLVEPLCRRLNTLNKCASMKLDVNLPKKKSEDSDEEDLFAISDRWTFEWTSRRWSRLKGEGHSPREGEGQGLQTTTSSESVLTDLSEPEVSSLHSESSGGSGHQAVSTEDSDSSNRNYYDSAAMPEPDSTSLTLPHLPKHLPYYGSLPAKNGRAGRTRAKDFLHRMETLRSRGTLGRGHCKKLVISAPVLQTEPEALKTLRCVEITNGDRSGAEVTTGGPILGLTPQCPSSSEGSHSSGSTVSSPSLKERKPHSQRTDRSDAKRSGMYLEDLAMFSSLQRIGGVAQGKRGVAEHNQRNEFRSYENLVVHIPKDHKPGTFPKALSIESLSPILGPSVPRHSDHVNPLEPQSNPHPTYNPREFYHRPLTQFCPRGSRISVYDNVPGSHLYASTGDLLDLEKEDLFPHLDDILQHVNGLQQIVDRWSKNILPSAGLDGQGIQPAGLKSSSQITLDFEGTSVLEGQSTSSDGDRDAVSLNETHCTGHRERRDSGVGASLTRPNRLRWPSFQMSNRLSHSVASLQITNQSAGQLSLLQKFSLLRLTAIMEKYSMSNKHGWTWSVPKFMKRMKVPDYKDKNVFGVPLIVHVQRSGQPLPLSLQQALRYLRSQCLDQVGLFRKSGVKSRIQALRQMNESSPDDVSYEDQSAYDVADMVKQFFRDLPEPLLTSKLGETFLHIYQYVPKDQRLQAVQTAIMLMSDENREVLQMLLCFLSDVTSSVEENQMTPMNIAVCLAPSLFHLNILKKDNLSPRAMQRKYTTGRPDQKDLNENLAATQGLAHMIIECNRLFEIPHEMVTQSRNSYVEADLHAPTLEELCRQQEEDDASYQTEARPCQTHSESRPQNLYQSYVESRLQELLKEAREKAKGWVSCTSSDNTELYCKKVGDGNPLRQWRVAVEVEAPPSVLLNRVLRERHLWDVDLLQWKVAETLDRHTEVFHYVLNRMPPHPSRDFLVLRSWRTDLPKGTCALVCVSVEHEDCPRVGGVRAVVLESNYLLEPCGSGKSRLTHICRVDLKGRSPEWYNKAFGHLCAAEAARIRNSFQPISTEGPETKI; translated from the exons GCGACTCAACACCTTGAACAAGTGTGCCTCTATGAAACTAGACGTCAACCTCCCTAAGAAAAAG AGTGAAGACTCTGATGAGGAGGACCTGTTTGCCATCAGTGACAGATGGACGTTTGAGTGGACGAGCCGCCGCTGGTCCAGACTAAAGGGGGAGGGGCATAGTCCCAGGGAGGGTGAGGGGCAGGGCCTGCAGACCACCACCAGTAGCGAGAGTGTTCTAACTGACCTCAGCGAACCAGAGGTCTCATCTCTCCACAGTGAGAGCAGTGGGGGGAGTGGCCACCAGGCTGTGAGCACAGAGGACTCCGACAGCTCTAACCGGAATTACTACGACTCTGCAGCGATGCCTGAACCTGACTCCACCTCCCTTACCCTACCACACCTCCCTAAGCACCTCCCCTACTACGGCTCGCTGCCCGCCAAAAACGGCCGCGCCGGAAGGACCCGAGCCAAGGACTTCCTGCACCGCATGGAGACACTACGTTCCCGGGGCACACTGGGTAGGGGGCATTGCAAGAAGCTGGTGATCAGCGCTCCGGTATTGCAGACAGAGCCAGAGGCCCTGAAGACGCTGCGCTGCGTGGAGATCACCAATGGGGACAGGTCGGGGGCAGAGGTAACCACTGGGGGACCTATCCTAGGGCTAACCCCCCAGTGCCCCTCCAGCAGCGAGGGCAGCCACTCCAGCGGCAGCACTGTCTCATCCCCCAGTCTGAAGGAGAGGAAGCCCCACTCCCAGCGGACGGACCGGTCCGACGCCAAGCGCAGTGGCATGTATCTGGAGGACTTGGCCATGTTCTCCAGCCTGCAGCGGATCGGTGGCGTGGCCCAGGGGAAGAGGGGTGTGGCCGAACACAATCAGCGTAACGAGTTCCGCTCCTACGAGAACCTGGTGGTCCACATCCCCAAAGACCACAAGCCTGGCACCTTCCCCAAGGCCCTGTCCATAGAGAGCCTCTCCCCCATCCTGGGGCCCTCTGTCCCCCGCCACAGCGACCACGTCAACCCCCTGGAGCCCCAGTCCAACCCCCACCCTACCTATAACCCGAGGGAGTTCTACCACCGTCCGCTCACCCAGTTCTGCCCACGGGGCAGTAGGATCAGTGTGTACGACAACGTCCCTGGGTCTCACCTCTATGCCTCTACTGGAGACCTGCtggacctggagaaggaagacctGTTCCCCCACCTGGATGACATCCTGCAGCATGTCAACGGCCTGCAGCAGATAGTGGACCGCTGGTCCAAGAACATTCTGCCCTCTGCAGGCCTGGACGGACAGGGGATCCAGCCTGCAGGTCTGAAGTCATCCAGCCAGATCACGCTGGACTTTGAGGGGACGTCTGTTCTGGAGGGACAGAGCACATCCAGTGACGGGGACAGAGACGCCGTGTCCCTCAATGAGACTCACTGTAcaggacatagagagaggagggactcaGGGGTGGGAGCATCACTAACCAGACCCAACCG TCTGCGATGGCCCAGCTTCCAGATGTCCAACCGGCTCAGCCACTCAGTGGCCTCGCTCCAGATCACCAACCAATCAGCAGGTCAGCTCAGCCTGCTGCAGAAGTTCTCTCTCCTCCGCCTCACTGCCATCATGGAGAAATACTCCATGTCCAACAAACACGGATGGACCTG GTCAGTTCCAAAGTTCATGAAGAGGATGAAGGTTCCAGACTACAAGGACAAGAATGTGTTTGGTGTTCCTCTGATCGTTCACGTCCAGCGCTCTGGTCAGCCCCTCCCCCTCAGTCTGCAGCAGGCCCTCCGATACCTCAGGAGCCAGTGTCTAGACCAG GTGGGTCTGTTCCGTAAGTCTGGTGTGAAGTCTCGTATCCAGGCGCTGAGGCAGATGAATGAGTCGTCTCCTGATGATGTCAGCTACGAGGACCAGTCGGCGTACGACGTAGCAGACATGGTTAAACAGTTCTTCAGAGACCTGCCTGAACCTCTACTGACCAGCAAGCTGGGAGAGACCTTCCTACACATCTACCAGT atgTTCCTAAGGACCAGCGGTTGCAGGCTGTGCAGACGGCCATCATGCTGATGTCAGACGAGAACAGGGAGGTGCTCCAGATGCTGCTCTGCTTCCTGTCTGATGTTACTTCCTCTGTGGAGGAGAACCAGATGACTCCCATGAACATCGCTGTGTGTCTGGCCCCGTCCCTGTTCCACCTCAACATCCTGAAGAAGGACAACCTCtcacccag GGCCATGCAGAGGAAGTACACAACAGGACGGCCCGACCAGAAGGACCTGAATGAGAACCTTGCCGCGACGCAGGGACTCGCCCACATGATCATCGAGTGCAACCGACTGTTTGAG ATTCCCCACGAGATGGTGACTCAGTCCAGGAACTCGTACGTGGAGGCGGACCTTCACGCTCCCACCTTAGAGGAGCTCTGTAGACAGCAGGAGGAGGACGATGCGTCCTACCAGACAGAGGCCAGACCCTGCCAGACACACTCAGAGTCCAGACCGCAGAACCTGTACCAGAGCTACGTAGAGAGCAGGCTGCAGGAGCTCCTGAAGGAGGCCAGAGAGAAGGCTAAGGGCTGGGTGTCCTGCACCAGCTCAGACAACACTGAGCTCTACTGTAAGAAGGTGGGTGATGGGAACCCTTTGCGGCAGTGGCGTGTGGCGGTGGAAGTGGAGGCCCCTCCCTCGGTTTTGTTGAACCGCGTGCTGCGAGAGCGCCACCTGTGGGATGTGGACCTGCTACAGTGGAAGGTAGCTGAGACTCTGGACAGACACACTGAGGTGTTCCACTATGTCCTCAACCGCATGCCCCCACACCCCAGCAGAGACTTCCTGGTCCTACG gTCGTGGAGGACTGACCTTCCCAAGGGGACGTGcgcattggtgtgtgtgtctgtagaacATGAGGACTGTCCCCGGGTCGGTGGGGTGAGGGCCGTGGTTCTAGAGTCCAACTACCTTCTAGAACCCTGCGGCTCTGGGAAGTCCAGACTCACTCACATCTGCAGGGTGGATCTCAA GGGGAGGAGTCCAGAGTGGTACAACAAGGCCTTTGGTCACCTCTGTGCTGCTGAAGCTGCTCGTATTCGCAACTCCTTCCAACCAATCAGCACAGAGGGGCCAGAGACCAAGATCTGA
- the LOC112265433 gene encoding stAR-related lipid transfer protein 13 isoform X5, producing the protein MPTELEAKEACDWLRAAGFPQYAQLFEDSQFPIDISPVKKDHDFLDNDLVEPLCRRLNTLNKCASMKLDVNLPKKKSEDSDEEDLFAISDRWTFEWTSRRWSRLKGEGHSPREGEGQGLQTTTSSESVLTDLSEPEVSSLHSESSGGSGHQAVSTEDSDSSNRNYYDSAAMPEPDSTSLTLPHLPKHLPYYGSLPAKNGRAGRTRAKDFLHRMETLRSRGTLGRGHCKKLVISAPVLQTEPEALKTLRCVEITNGDRSGAEVTTGGPILGLTPQCPSSSEGSHSSGSTVSSPSLKERKPHSQRTDRSDAKRSGMYLEDLAMFSSLQRIGGVAQGKRGVAEHNQRNEFRSYENLVVHIPKDHKPGTFPKALSIESLSPILGPSVPRHSDHVNPLEPQSNPHPTYNPREFYHRPLTQFCPRGSRISVYDNVPGSHLYASTGDLLDLEKEDLFPHLDDILQHVNGLQQIVDRWSKNILPSAGLDGQGIQPAGLKSSSQITLDFEGTSVLEGQSTSSDGDRDAVSLNETHCTGHRERRDSGVGASLTRPNRLRWPSFQMSNRLSHSVASLQITNQSAGQLSLLQKFSLLRLTAIMEKYSMSNKHGWTWSVPKFMKRMKVPDYKDKNVFGVPLIVHVQRSGQPLPLSLQQALRYLRSQCLDQVGLFRKSGVKSRIQALRQMNESSPDDVSYEDQSAYDVADMVKQFFRDLPEPLLTSKLGETFLHIYQYVPKDQRLQAVQTAIMLMSDENREVLQMLLCFLSDVTSSVEENQMTPMNIAVCLAPSLFHLNILKKDNLSPRAMQRKYTTGRPDQKDLNENLAATQGLAHMIIECNRLFEIPHEMVTQSRNSYVEADLHAPTLEELCRQQEEDDASYQTEARPCQTHSESRPQNLYQSYVESRLQELLKEAREKAKGWVSCTSSDNTELYCKKVGDGNPLRQWRVAVEVEAPPSVLLNRVLRERHLWDVDLLQWKVAETLDRHTEVFHYVLNRMPPHPSRDFLVLRSWRTDLPKGTCALVCVSVEHEDCPRVGGVRAVVLESNYLLEPCGSGKSRLTHICRVDLKGRSPEWYNKAFGHLCAAEAARIRNSFQPISTEGPETKI; encoded by the exons GCGACTCAACACCTTGAACAAGTGTGCCTCTATGAAACTAGACGTCAACCTCCCTAAGAAAAAG AGTGAAGACTCTGATGAGGAGGACCTGTTTGCCATCAGTGACAGATGGACGTTTGAGTGGACGAGCCGCCGCTGGTCCAGACTAAAGGGGGAGGGGCATAGTCCCAGGGAGGGTGAGGGGCAGGGCCTGCAGACCACCACCAGTAGCGAGAGTGTTCTAACTGACCTCAGCGAACCAGAGGTCTCATCTCTCCACAGTGAGAGCAGTGGGGGGAGTGGCCACCAGGCTGTGAGCACAGAGGACTCCGACAGCTCTAACCGGAATTACTACGACTCTGCAGCGATGCCTGAACCTGACTCCACCTCCCTTACCCTACCACACCTCCCTAAGCACCTCCCCTACTACGGCTCGCTGCCCGCCAAAAACGGCCGCGCCGGAAGGACCCGAGCCAAGGACTTCCTGCACCGCATGGAGACACTACGTTCCCGGGGCACACTGGGTAGGGGGCATTGCAAGAAGCTGGTGATCAGCGCTCCGGTATTGCAGACAGAGCCAGAGGCCCTGAAGACGCTGCGCTGCGTGGAGATCACCAATGGGGACAGGTCGGGGGCAGAGGTAACCACTGGGGGACCTATCCTAGGGCTAACCCCCCAGTGCCCCTCCAGCAGCGAGGGCAGCCACTCCAGCGGCAGCACTGTCTCATCCCCCAGTCTGAAGGAGAGGAAGCCCCACTCCCAGCGGACGGACCGGTCCGACGCCAAGCGCAGTGGCATGTATCTGGAGGACTTGGCCATGTTCTCCAGCCTGCAGCGGATCGGTGGCGTGGCCCAGGGGAAGAGGGGTGTGGCCGAACACAATCAGCGTAACGAGTTCCGCTCCTACGAGAACCTGGTGGTCCACATCCCCAAAGACCACAAGCCTGGCACCTTCCCCAAGGCCCTGTCCATAGAGAGCCTCTCCCCCATCCTGGGGCCCTCTGTCCCCCGCCACAGCGACCACGTCAACCCCCTGGAGCCCCAGTCCAACCCCCACCCTACCTATAACCCGAGGGAGTTCTACCACCGTCCGCTCACCCAGTTCTGCCCACGGGGCAGTAGGATCAGTGTGTACGACAACGTCCCTGGGTCTCACCTCTATGCCTCTACTGGAGACCTGCtggacctggagaaggaagacctGTTCCCCCACCTGGATGACATCCTGCAGCATGTCAACGGCCTGCAGCAGATAGTGGACCGCTGGTCCAAGAACATTCTGCCCTCTGCAGGCCTGGACGGACAGGGGATCCAGCCTGCAGGTCTGAAGTCATCCAGCCAGATCACGCTGGACTTTGAGGGGACGTCTGTTCTGGAGGGACAGAGCACATCCAGTGACGGGGACAGAGACGCCGTGTCCCTCAATGAGACTCACTGTAcaggacatagagagaggagggactcaGGGGTGGGAGCATCACTAACCAGACCCAACCG TCTGCGATGGCCCAGCTTCCAGATGTCCAACCGGCTCAGCCACTCAGTGGCCTCGCTCCAGATCACCAACCAATCAGCAGGTCAGCTCAGCCTGCTGCAGAAGTTCTCTCTCCTCCGCCTCACTGCCATCATGGAGAAATACTCCATGTCCAACAAACACGGATGGACCTG GTCAGTTCCAAAGTTCATGAAGAGGATGAAGGTTCCAGACTACAAGGACAAGAATGTGTTTGGTGTTCCTCTGATCGTTCACGTCCAGCGCTCTGGTCAGCCCCTCCCCCTCAGTCTGCAGCAGGCCCTCCGATACCTCAGGAGCCAGTGTCTAGACCAG GTGGGTCTGTTCCGTAAGTCTGGTGTGAAGTCTCGTATCCAGGCGCTGAGGCAGATGAATGAGTCGTCTCCTGATGATGTCAGCTACGAGGACCAGTCGGCGTACGACGTAGCAGACATGGTTAAACAGTTCTTCAGAGACCTGCCTGAACCTCTACTGACCAGCAAGCTGGGAGAGACCTTCCTACACATCTACCAGT atgTTCCTAAGGACCAGCGGTTGCAGGCTGTGCAGACGGCCATCATGCTGATGTCAGACGAGAACAGGGAGGTGCTCCAGATGCTGCTCTGCTTCCTGTCTGATGTTACTTCCTCTGTGGAGGAGAACCAGATGACTCCCATGAACATCGCTGTGTGTCTGGCCCCGTCCCTGTTCCACCTCAACATCCTGAAGAAGGACAACCTCtcacccag GGCCATGCAGAGGAAGTACACAACAGGACGGCCCGACCAGAAGGACCTGAATGAGAACCTTGCCGCGACGCAGGGACTCGCCCACATGATCATCGAGTGCAACCGACTGTTTGAG ATTCCCCACGAGATGGTGACTCAGTCCAGGAACTCGTACGTGGAGGCGGACCTTCACGCTCCCACCTTAGAGGAGCTCTGTAGACAGCAGGAGGAGGACGATGCGTCCTACCAGACAGAGGCCAGACCCTGCCAGACACACTCAGAGTCCAGACCGCAGAACCTGTACCAGAGCTACGTAGAGAGCAGGCTGCAGGAGCTCCTGAAGGAGGCCAGAGAGAAGGCTAAGGGCTGGGTGTCCTGCACCAGCTCAGACAACACTGAGCTCTACTGTAAGAAGGTGGGTGATGGGAACCCTTTGCGGCAGTGGCGTGTGGCGGTGGAAGTGGAGGCCCCTCCCTCGGTTTTGTTGAACCGCGTGCTGCGAGAGCGCCACCTGTGGGATGTGGACCTGCTACAGTGGAAGGTAGCTGAGACTCTGGACAGACACACTGAGGTGTTCCACTATGTCCTCAACCGCATGCCCCCACACCCCAGCAGAGACTTCCTGGTCCTACG gTCGTGGAGGACTGACCTTCCCAAGGGGACGTGcgcattggtgtgtgtgtctgtagaacATGAGGACTGTCCCCGGGTCGGTGGGGTGAGGGCCGTGGTTCTAGAGTCCAACTACCTTCTAGAACCCTGCGGCTCTGGGAAGTCCAGACTCACTCACATCTGCAGGGTGGATCTCAA GGGGAGGAGTCCAGAGTGGTACAACAAGGCCTTTGGTCACCTCTGTGCTGCTGAAGCTGCTCGTATTCGCAACTCCTTCCAACCAATCAGCACAGAGGGGCCAGAGACCAAGATCTGA